The Halosimplex litoreum genome has a window encoding:
- a CDS encoding endo-1,4-beta-xylanase: MPNDDTNDIESTTAPADSGSVETGAGRPDRSDDAAEVPASMDRRDYLKASLAAAAAAGLGGAASGTAAAETADTAKTVDERIQEHRTGDLEVVVENPDGSAVSGAEVSVSQQEHEFGFGTAVNADRLVDQSSEGDNYREYIPELFNTAVLGNHHKWRFWENNRQTADEATNWLLDQGLDMRGHVCLWGREDVAAIPSDIQTAIEERDAETIRERSMAHIEEIITHYGDDITDWDVVNEAMHVYQLQLGVYGDQIDTEEPWNGEVVPWTSQLLADWYDEAASVIDENDLDVGIAVNDFNQFPYSYTDNRYESQIDHINENGAQVDTVGLQAHIAAREGEFDTNSDPDGRIDVDQVVSEINTWADHGARVKITEFDTYNGDDWNSDEERADVTENYLRGAFSHPGVDAFVVWGFWDGDHWENEAPLFYQDWSQKPAYDVWTGLVYDEWWTDDSGTTDDSGAYATSAFLGDHEITVGTDSAETTETVSVSDASGTTTVTVTVEGDGGGTGDTQPPSVPEALSVSATTDSTVTVTWDDASDNGSSGLDGYVVSVNGGRDQTVGAGMTTATVEELSAGSSYEIGVAAVDGAGNVSAAATVTATTAARDDGDTDAPSVPANLSVTTATTATVEVSWDVSTDSGGSGLDRYAVSVDGSEAESVDADTTSTTVEGLSADTSYEIAVTAVDGAGNESDAATVAATTAAADGGDGETPADALVVDDYDGDPGWASHRNDLGQWCGAGSFENGGGAVEDGALVLEYDNGGWFQEQINQSIEEYSTLVFEVSGTNGGEESEVLFDMGGVRTMLADVTDDVVGTSTSAVRVDMESAGIDRSVGGLSVRLNFWQGGSSVLTIEEIRLE; encoded by the coding sequence ATGCCAAACGACGACACGAACGACATCGAATCGACGACGGCGCCGGCCGACAGCGGAAGCGTCGAGACGGGCGCCGGGCGTCCGGACCGCTCCGACGACGCCGCCGAGGTACCGGCGTCGATGGACCGGCGGGACTACCTGAAAGCGTCGCTGGCCGCGGCGGCCGCGGCGGGGCTCGGCGGCGCGGCCAGCGGGACGGCGGCCGCGGAGACGGCCGACACCGCCAAGACGGTCGACGAGCGCATCCAGGAGCACCGGACCGGCGACCTCGAAGTGGTCGTCGAGAACCCCGACGGCTCGGCGGTCTCCGGTGCGGAAGTATCGGTTTCCCAGCAAGAACACGAGTTCGGTTTCGGGACGGCGGTCAACGCCGACAGGCTCGTCGACCAGTCCAGCGAGGGCGACAACTACCGCGAGTACATCCCGGAGCTGTTCAACACGGCGGTGCTCGGGAACCACCACAAGTGGCGGTTCTGGGAGAACAACCGCCAGACCGCCGACGAGGCGACGAACTGGTTGCTCGACCAGGGGCTGGACATGCGGGGACACGTCTGCCTGTGGGGCCGCGAGGACGTGGCGGCGATCCCCTCGGATATCCAGACAGCCATCGAGGAACGCGACGCCGAGACGATCCGCGAGCGCTCGATGGCCCACATCGAGGAGATCATCACCCACTACGGCGACGACATCACCGACTGGGACGTCGTCAACGAGGCGATGCACGTCTACCAGCTCCAGCTCGGCGTCTACGGCGACCAGATCGACACCGAGGAGCCCTGGAACGGTGAGGTCGTTCCGTGGACCTCCCAGCTGCTGGCCGACTGGTACGACGAGGCGGCCTCGGTCATCGACGAGAACGACCTCGACGTCGGCATCGCGGTCAACGACTTCAACCAGTTCCCTTACAGCTACACGGACAATCGCTACGAGTCGCAGATCGACCACATCAACGAAAACGGGGCGCAGGTCGACACGGTCGGCCTGCAGGCACATATCGCCGCTCGGGAGGGCGAGTTCGACACGAACAGCGACCCGGACGGGCGCATCGACGTCGACCAGGTGGTATCCGAGATCAACACGTGGGCCGACCACGGCGCACGCGTGAAGATCACGGAGTTCGACACGTACAACGGCGACGACTGGAACTCCGACGAGGAGCGCGCCGACGTGACGGAGAACTACCTGCGCGGCGCGTTCTCCCACCCGGGCGTCGACGCCTTCGTCGTCTGGGGCTTCTGGGACGGCGACCACTGGGAGAACGAGGCGCCGCTGTTCTACCAGGACTGGTCGCAGAAACCGGCCTACGACGTGTGGACCGGGCTGGTCTACGACGAGTGGTGGACCGACGACTCCGGGACCACCGACGACTCGGGCGCGTACGCGACCAGCGCCTTCCTCGGCGACCACGAGATCACGGTCGGCACCGACAGCGCCGAGACGACCGAGACGGTCTCGGTCTCCGACGCGTCGGGCACGACGACGGTCACCGTCACGGTCGAAGGCGACGGTGGCGGGACGGGCGACACGCAGCCCCCCTCGGTGCCGGAGGCCCTCTCGGTGTCGGCGACGACCGATTCGACGGTCACGGTCACCTGGGACGACGCCTCAGACAACGGTTCGTCGGGACTCGACGGGTACGTCGTCTCCGTGAACGGCGGTCGAGACCAGACGGTCGGCGCCGGGATGACGACCGCGACGGTCGAGGAGCTGTCGGCTGGTAGTTCGTACGAGATCGGCGTCGCGGCGGTCGACGGCGCGGGCAACGTGTCCGCGGCCGCGACCGTGACGGCGACGACCGCGGCCCGCGACGACGGTGACACTGACGCACCGTCGGTGCCGGCGAACCTCTCGGTGACGACCGCGACGACCGCGACGGTCGAGGTGTCGTGGGACGTGTCGACCGACTCGGGCGGAAGCGGCCTCGACCGGTACGCTGTCTCCGTCGACGGCAGCGAAGCCGAGTCGGTCGACGCGGACACCACGTCGACGACGGTCGAGGGACTCTCGGCGGACACCAGCTACGAGATCGCGGTCACGGCGGTCGACGGTGCAGGCAACGAGTCCGACGCCGCGACGGTCGCGGCGACGACGGCCGCCGCCGACGGCGGCGACGGCGAGACGCCAGCCGACGCGCTGGTGGTCGACGACTACGACGGCGATCCCGGCTGGGCGAGCCACCGCAACGACCTGGGCCAGTGGTGTGGCGCCGGGAGCTTCGAGAACGGCGGCGGCGCGGTCGAAGACGGCGCGCTCGTCCTGGAGTACGACAACGGCGGCTGGTTCCAGGAGCAGATCAACCAGTCCATCGAGGAGTACTCGACGCTGGTGTTCGAGGTCAGCGGTACGAACGGGGGCGAGGAGTCCGAAGTCCTGTTCGACATGGGCGGGGTACGGACGATGCTCGCCGACGTCACCGACGACGTCGTCGGGACGAGTACGAGCGCGGTGCGCGTCGACATGGAGTCAGCGGGTATCGACCGCTCTGTGGGGGGACTTTCGGTGCGGTTGAACTTCTGGCAGGGCGGTAGCAGCGTCCTCACTATCGAGGAGATTCGGCTCGAATAG
- a CDS encoding fibronectin type III domain-containing protein, with protein MSDDYAETDAGRREVSVGRSGDGRSGGGAATATRRTALKTIGAAAAGGTLLSGRASAGVPTPRLHTDGKWIRDPQGNEVQLRGMATADPGFYRQYHPKSFEEVLRWATDTDRGWHPNVVRLPITQDSVNEFGIETVVSEFVRPAVDILASRDVYALVDFHLIRPYTQGATETYNSENEDTLDPIDDVMRTFWNAVAPEFADDEHVIYELFNEPTQPAMYGDDEGAWQTWRDAAQPWVDLVREHAPETPIIVGSPRWTSVTHMAPEYPFEGENLIYAAHIYPANGAPSEFDQYYGEPADDVPVVVTEFGWDPAGGSVDQGTTSGWGEPFRQWAEDYANMGWISWCFDDSWAPTFFDSPGEGAASTWTLKDGDDQMGGYIKGWLDETKTDSVPASAVDDSTAPPAPPNPTVSNATEISVDLSWDGVTDEGEAGLSHYTVYLDGERVHEALAGATETTVSGLSPGTTYEFAVTAEDDVGNESDPATVVAETIARDAQQSPYDGPHTLPGRVQAEDFDEGGQGISYTDTSAANQGGATYRDTAVDIGTSAESGYNVGYISTGEWLEYTVQVESAGTRTTRVNVSAGSGGGGTLRISVDGETLATQDVWQTGGWSNWQAIRVGDLDLPEGEHVVRVTADSGAWNFDWIEFGESSGSGDTTAPPAPADLSVTGRSSSSISVEWDGVTDTGGSGLDSYAVHVDGSEVRTVPAGTTSATVEDLSAETRYSVAVSAVDGAGNESAMTSASATTDAAADTTAPSAPANLSVTDTTSASVSVSWDAATDDGSGVDHYVVSLDGSEDGTVPAGTTTATVDGLAADSSYEIGASAVDAAGNASPTVTVAATTDESDGDATAPSAPPNLSVTDTTTSTVALSWDASTDPGGSGVDHYVVSLDGSDEQTVPADTTAATVQGLSIETAYDLAVTAVDGAGNESAAATVTATTAASDDDGSEDDGSDGETPADALVVDDYDGDPGWPSHRNDLDQWCGAGSFANGGGEETGGALVLEYDDGGWFQSQINRDVSDYDTLVFEVSGANGGEESEVLFDMGGVRTMLADVTDDSVGTSTSAVRVDMESTGIDRSSPSVRLNFWQGGSSTLTIEEIRLE; from the coding sequence ATGAGCGACGACTACGCCGAGACCGACGCCGGTCGACGCGAGGTCTCCGTGGGCCGATCCGGCGACGGCCGCTCGGGAGGCGGCGCCGCGACGGCGACGCGGCGGACGGCGCTGAAGACCATCGGCGCGGCGGCGGCCGGCGGGACGCTCCTGTCCGGGCGTGCGAGCGCCGGCGTACCGACGCCGCGGCTGCACACCGACGGCAAGTGGATCCGCGACCCGCAGGGCAACGAGGTACAGCTACGCGGGATGGCGACGGCCGACCCCGGCTTCTACCGTCAGTATCACCCCAAGTCCTTCGAGGAGGTGCTGCGGTGGGCGACCGACACCGACCGGGGCTGGCACCCGAACGTGGTCCGGCTGCCGATCACGCAGGATAGCGTGAACGAGTTCGGGATCGAGACCGTCGTCTCCGAGTTCGTCCGGCCCGCGGTCGACATCCTCGCCTCCCGCGACGTGTACGCGCTGGTCGATTTCCACCTCATCCGCCCGTACACGCAGGGAGCGACGGAGACGTACAACAGCGAGAACGAGGACACGCTCGACCCGATCGACGACGTGATGCGGACGTTCTGGAACGCGGTCGCGCCGGAGTTCGCCGACGACGAGCACGTCATCTACGAGCTGTTCAACGAGCCGACTCAGCCGGCGATGTACGGCGACGACGAGGGCGCCTGGCAGACCTGGCGCGACGCCGCCCAGCCGTGGGTCGACCTCGTCCGCGAACACGCCCCGGAGACGCCGATCATCGTCGGCTCGCCGCGATGGACTTCCGTGACCCACATGGCCCCGGAGTACCCCTTCGAGGGGGAGAACCTGATCTACGCGGCGCACATCTACCCGGCCAACGGCGCGCCCTCGGAGTTCGACCAGTACTACGGCGAGCCGGCCGACGACGTACCGGTCGTCGTCACCGAGTTCGGCTGGGACCCGGCGGGCGGCAGCGTCGACCAGGGGACCACCTCCGGCTGGGGGGAGCCGTTCCGCCAGTGGGCGGAGGACTACGCCAACATGGGCTGGATATCCTGGTGTTTCGACGACTCGTGGGCGCCGACCTTCTTCGACTCGCCCGGCGAGGGCGCCGCCTCGACGTGGACGCTCAAGGACGGCGACGACCAGATGGGGGGGTATATCAAAGGCTGGCTCGACGAGACGAAGACCGACAGCGTTCCGGCGAGTGCCGTCGACGACTCGACGGCGCCACCCGCACCGCCGAATCCGACGGTCTCCAACGCTACCGAGATCAGCGTCGACCTCTCGTGGGACGGCGTGACCGACGAGGGCGAGGCCGGCCTCTCTCATTACACCGTCTATCTCGATGGCGAGCGTGTCCACGAGGCGCTGGCCGGCGCGACCGAGACGACGGTCAGTGGGCTCTCGCCGGGCACCACCTACGAGTTCGCCGTCACCGCCGAGGACGATGTCGGCAACGAGTCCGACCCGGCGACGGTGGTCGCCGAGACCATCGCACGGGACGCCCAGCAGTCGCCGTACGACGGCCCCCACACGCTACCCGGCCGCGTCCAGGCCGAGGACTTCGACGAGGGCGGCCAGGGGATCAGCTACACCGACACCAGCGCCGCCAACCAGGGCGGAGCGACCTACCGCGACACCGCCGTCGACATCGGTACGTCGGCGGAGTCCGGCTACAACGTCGGGTATATCTCGACCGGCGAGTGGCTGGAGTACACGGTTCAGGTCGAGTCGGCGGGCACACGCACGACGCGGGTCAACGTCTCCGCCGGGTCCGGGGGCGGCGGGACGCTCCGGATCTCCGTCGACGGCGAGACGCTCGCCACGCAGGACGTGTGGCAGACCGGCGGCTGGTCGAACTGGCAGGCGATCCGCGTCGGCGACCTCGACCTTCCCGAGGGCGAACACGTGGTCCGTGTCACCGCCGACTCGGGCGCCTGGAACTTCGACTGGATCGAGTTCGGTGAGTCCAGCGGGAGCGGCGACACCACCGCCCCGCCGGCGCCCGCCGACCTCTCGGTGACCGGGCGGTCGAGCTCCTCGATCTCGGTCGAGTGGGACGGCGTCACCGACACCGGCGGGAGCGGCCTCGATAGCTACGCCGTCCACGTCGACGGCAGCGAGGTCCGGACCGTCCCCGCGGGCACCACCTCGGCGACGGTCGAGGATCTGTCGGCGGAGACGAGGTACTCGGTCGCGGTCTCGGCGGTCGACGGCGCGGGCAACGAGTCGGCGATGACGAGCGCCTCGGCGACGACCGACGCCGCCGCCGACACGACCGCGCCCTCTGCACCCGCGAACCTCTCCGTGACGGACACCACGAGCGCCTCCGTCTCGGTGTCGTGGGACGCCGCCACCGACGACGGTAGCGGCGTCGACCACTACGTCGTTTCCCTCGACGGCAGCGAGGACGGGACGGTCCCGGCCGGCACCACGACCGCCACTGTCGACGGTCTCGCCGCCGACAGTTCCTACGAGATCGGCGCCAGCGCGGTCGACGCTGCGGGCAACGCATCCCCGACGGTGACCGTCGCGGCGACGACCGACGAGAGCGACGGCGACGCGACCGCCCCCTCGGCGCCCCCGAACCTCTCGGTGACGGACACGACCACCTCGACGGTCGCTCTCTCGTGGGACGCGTCGACCGATCCGGGCGGGAGCGGCGTCGACCACTACGTCGTTTCCCTCGACGGCAGCGACGAACAGACGGTCCCCGCGGACACCACGGCTGCGACGGTCCAGGGGCTCTCGATCGAGACCGCCTACGACCTCGCGGTCACGGCGGTCGACGGCGCGGGCAACGAGTCCGCGGCGGCGACCGTGACCGCGACGACCGCGGCGAGTGACGACGACGGGAGCGAAGACGACGGCAGCGACGGCGAGACGCCCGCCGACGCGCTGGTGGTCGACGACTACGACGGCGACCCGGGCTGGCCGAGTCATCGCAACGACCTGGACCAGTGGTGTGGGGCCGGCAGCTTCGCCAACGGCGGCGGCGAGGAGACCGGCGGCGCGCTCGTCCTGGAGTACGACGACGGCGGCTGGTTCCAGAGCCAGATCAACCGGGACGTGAGCGACTACGACACGCTGGTGTTCGAGGTCAGCGGCGCGAACGGGGGCGAGGAGTCCGAAGTCCTGTTCGACATGGGCGGGGTACGGACGATGCTCGCCGACGTCACCGACGACTCGGTCGGGACGAGTACGAGCGCGGTGCGCGTCGACATGGAGTCGACGGGCATCGACCGCTCGTCGCCGTCGGTGCGGTTGAACTTCTGGCAGGGCGGCAGTAGCACGCTGACCATCGAGGAGATCCGGCTCGAGTAG
- a CDS encoding GH12 family glycosyl hydrolase domain-containing protein, producing MTRDDHTDDDTTESSDERTATPRSGSASRRSVLKAGAALGAGGLAVGLGDRASAAKVEEVCNSDYGTIEVAEGFSLVDNRWGNDAADQCIWLNEDGSYGYDFDASGTGGGINYPQVLVGTKPWGSDTGVADFPVRRRNVDELVIDVEADYEESGGEWDWAEEWWLMDQPVSQETATHRYEIMLLLDWNDQHSHGQLIEEAIWTDRYGNTVDLWANYAGGGTNADFYIFRIQGGHDGGKVDLKPIVDYMTDEQGVSEDLWLSGIELGNEYWAGSTGQTTYETFDVTVNGTTYASGSGESADNGGDTDTPTDTPTDTPTDTPTDTPTDTPTDTPTDTPTDTPTDTPTEDPGSGGGSEPPADALVVNDYDGDPAWSANRNDLGQWCGAGSFENGGGAVEDGALVLEYDNGGWFQEQINRSVSDYSDLVLEVSGASGGEESEFLFDMGGVRTTLADVTDDSIGTSTSEVRVDLDAAGVDRSSPSLRFNFWQGGSSTLTIEGIRLE from the coding sequence ATGACACGAGACGACCACACGGACGACGACACGACCGAATCGAGCGACGAACGCACGGCGACCCCGCGATCCGGCAGCGCCAGCAGACGAAGCGTCCTCAAGGCGGGCGCGGCGCTCGGTGCCGGCGGCCTCGCCGTCGGCCTGGGCGACCGGGCCTCGGCGGCGAAGGTCGAGGAGGTCTGCAACTCCGACTACGGCACCATCGAGGTGGCCGAGGGGTTCTCGCTGGTGGACAACCGCTGGGGCAACGACGCCGCCGACCAGTGTATCTGGCTCAACGAGGACGGCAGCTACGGCTACGACTTCGACGCTTCGGGCACCGGCGGCGGGATCAACTACCCGCAGGTGCTCGTCGGCACCAAGCCGTGGGGCTCGGACACCGGCGTCGCCGACTTCCCGGTGCGCCGGCGGAACGTCGACGAACTGGTGATCGACGTCGAGGCCGACTACGAGGAGTCCGGCGGCGAGTGGGACTGGGCCGAGGAGTGGTGGTTGATGGACCAGCCCGTCAGCCAGGAGACCGCGACGCACCGCTACGAGATCATGCTCCTGCTGGACTGGAACGACCAGCACAGCCACGGCCAGCTCATCGAAGAGGCGATCTGGACCGACCGGTACGGCAACACCGTCGACCTCTGGGCCAACTACGCCGGCGGCGGCACCAACGCGGACTTCTACATCTTCCGCATCCAGGGCGGCCACGACGGCGGAAAGGTCGACCTGAAGCCGATCGTCGATTACATGACCGACGAACAGGGGGTCAGCGAGGACCTGTGGCTGTCGGGTATCGAACTCGGTAACGAGTACTGGGCGGGCTCGACCGGCCAGACGACCTACGAGACCTTCGACGTGACCGTCAACGGGACGACGTACGCCAGCGGTTCCGGCGAGTCCGCCGACAACGGCGGCGACACCGACACGCCGACGGACACGCCAACCGACACGCCGACGGACACGCCCACCGACACGCCGACGGACACGCCCACCGACACGCCGACGGACACGCCCACGGATACGCCGACGGACACGCCCACCGAGGACCCCGGGAGCGGCGGTGGCAGCGAGCCGCCGGCCGACGCGCTCGTGGTCAACGACTACGACGGTGACCCCGCGTGGTCGGCCAACCGCAACGACCTGGGCCAGTGGTGTGGCGCCGGGAGCTTCGAGAACGGCGGCGGCGCGGTCGAAGACGGCGCGCTCGTGCTGGAGTACGACAACGGCGGCTGGTTCCAGGAGCAGATCAACCGGTCGGTGAGCGACTACAGCGACCTCGTGTTGGAAGTCAGCGGCGCCAGCGGTGGCGAGGAGTCCGAATTCCTGTTCGACATGGGCGGGGTGCGGACCACGCTCGCCGACGTCACCGACGACTCGATCGGGACGAGCACGTCGGAAGTCCGTGTCGACCTGGACGCGGCCGGGGTCGACCGTTCGTCGCCGTCGCTCCGGTTCAACTTCTGGCAGGGCGGCAGTAGCACACTGACGATCGAGGGGATCCGTCTGGAGTAA
- a CDS encoding fibronectin type III domain-containing protein codes for MHRTDHADGGDGGARDRGTGGTAPVARAAPTGLSVDGTTAVTATLSWPTAAPARIDHYDVYADGNERAEAEPARTRVTLVDLAPATTHSVDAVEQHD; via the coding sequence ATGCACCGAACCGACCACGCCGACGGGGGCGACGGGGGAGCGCGCGACCGCGGTACTGGGGGTACTGCGCCGGTCGCGCGGGCCGCACCCACTGGGCTGTCCGTCGACGGTACCACCGCCGTCACGGCCACGCTCTCGTGGCCGACGGCGGCACCGGCGAGGATCGACCACTACGACGTCTACGCCGACGGGAACGAGCGGGCCGAGGCCGAGCCGGCGCGGACCCGCGTCACGCTCGTCGACCTGGCGCCCGCGACGACCCACTCGGTCGACGCGGTCGAACAGCACGACTGA